The region AATCAGCTAGCAAGAATCCATCACTCCAAAAGAAACTTCAGATTCCAGTTTCCAAAGCACCAAAGCACTGTATACTTTaatttttggagacatgtcctAAAGTCTGATGGaactaaaatttaaacaataGGAAGGCCTTCACACTTCACAAAAAAAGATCATATTATGACGAAAGATCATCAAGgcaacatttcaataaatttgcatGCAAATTAACAAACttaataaaacagcagcagcttataGATTAGTGcaaatttgcagcattttttaaacagtacatctaaaagctaataaaaagtgaaatgatagtgatttaaaataatacaacataATGTTTTACTACATATAGAAATACATAATacataaagcaataaaatatgaacacatGACGATAAAAACATTAAGTATCAGCCAGaggttggtttgtttttgttgtttttttaacatactGAGACTTACAGACGTTAAAGTTCCAGATAAAGCCACCAAATTACTTACAAAGTGGCTTAATTACAACCAAGTCATTGCTTTGGAGTTGGCCTGACCTCAGTaacttcattttgaaaaaattttaCAAACCTTTTCACTGTTCTGGCATTTACCAAATAGAAATAATCGTGGTAATCCTAAGTGACCTAAAACTTGATTTGTTATTTGTGCCATTTACAGACAAATATCTCATTTTCACTGTATGAACAGAGTTACAGTGTATTAATTAtctgaaaccattaaaaaacGAATCAAAGAAGAATTTGATTATTTATAACTTAATGGTTTCCTTTCTTACTTTCAGGCTCAGACAGACGAGCAGACCAGTGGCCCAGTGCCGCCGCAGCCCTCCCAGTCACTGGTTGGTCAACCATTGGCTCCAGTTCCAGAGGAAGGAGCCGAATGTCTCAAATGCAACACCTTCGCTGAGCTGCAGGAGAGACTGGACTGCATTGACGGCAGTGAGGAGGTGACCGATGCATCCAGTCATAATAAATCCAAAAAAGCACACTGGAAAAGACCGTGAAGATTATCTTAAACTATAAATCATTCCAACCAAAagatatttgatttaaattgttCTATGCTGTGTGcccatttttttcaatataagCTTCAGTTCTactgtttttatgttgaaagCTAAATCATAATATCGGATATCACAGGTTGATATTAAAGCAgttattcttttcatttctccAGGTGGCAAAATTTCCCTTTGAAGAAATTCCCGCAAGCAATACAAGTGCCAAGCAGGAGTCGTGTCCTTCCTCGTCTGCTCCAGGCTCTGCAGATGGGCTGGATGCCGAGGCCAAAATAGGTAATTTAACCAATGTACTGCCTGAGATTTAAGTTAATGTCTCTTCCCAACATCTTATTACAATAagcaacatgttaaaaaaaaacccaataaaacaaTAGTTCTCTTTGTCCTTACAGTGCAGCTTGTTACTGTAAAAATCTTTCAATTGTAGATACAAGCATAAAAATTAGCATGCTCACCCCTCAGGCTGTTGTTCATATTTAGCCCCATGATTTCCAGAATGGCTGCCATTTTTGAGCCTTCTAAGCCAAATATTGACATAAAATGTTACCAATTCTTATGTGTTGGATTAACTTTTTGTTACACCATATGTTTTGTACTATAAATTATATTGATAcaactttaaatactaatatgTTGAAAAGTCAGAAACTGAGGAACTTGCTGTTTGAGTCTCACACCAGTTGTCAACTAGGAGATGAagattttactgaaatattaattttcctGCTCCACTATCAGCAGCCTCTAGGAGGAGAAGCAATGACCAGCAGCTTCAAGAGatcaaggaggtggtggaggaggcAGAGCTCGCCCAAACAATGATCCACAGTTTAGCTCAGGCCACTGGATGCCCCCTGGTTACCAGTTCCAGGAGCATAACTGGAAGCAGCAGCATCATCACCTCCAATCCCTTACACAAAGCCAAGAACTCTCAGTTACATGACAGGTGAGAACCGCTGGCATCTGTATGCTGTCTCAACTCTGACATTTAGATGTTTCTGCTGTTCTTGGGGGAATATTTGACGTCAGCTGTCTCCTTTTGAAGCCGTGAGAATCTGAATGCGGTCGGAAATATTGAGGGGAAGGCTCGTCCTCTTGGGTCGCCACGCTTGGGCATCGCAAGCCTGACAAAAACCTCAGACTACAGGTGAGGCATGAATTACACTGGAACAATAATATGATAATCAATTCCTGTGCTTTAATAACAGCTTATAAtatagaaaatttgtttttttattgttgtttcccCTCCCAGGCCTCCATCTTCCCCATCACAGCGATGTAAGGTGTACACTCAGAAGGGTGTAATGCCATCAACACCCCCACCGTCCTCACACAGCCTGGCTCAGGACGGCCAGGCCACTGAGGCTTTGACCTCTGACAgtaattattagtattattattattattattattttacataagaAGCCGGGATTAATAGAGCTTACAGAACTTCAAATAAAAGGGTTTCTTTATTCtcaaaaagaacaattttctctgagttgcaaaaataaaagttcaagaTATGGAGCGAAAATAGTCTTTTGTTACGTGAATGGTCCGAAAAATACTGTACTAGCATAAAGCTCCTAACTAGGAACGGTTTCAACAAAATGGCGCAGTAACAGCACTGTTAGCTGTTACTGCTAATAGCTAATAGTGTAGCAACGCGGcttcacataaaattcaaatacaaCAGTAAAagaggacaaacagaaaaacatgacgTCAATTTAGACATTAATTACCGAAAATCTGGATTCTTCATTCATGTGGCCATAAAGTCGCTTTTTCCGACAGGTCTCGACtcaaaaatgtctttctctTCCGTTTTACCCGTTAGAATGTGAGAGGACGTAAACGAGAGATTTTTTCAACTTCCGGTAATTTTAGACCTCTCTGTAACAGCAGCACCACCTGCTGACAAAAAACAAGGATGACAACCAGAAggtgaaataaaagtaaaacagggtttacaaaatatatattacagGTATTGGTTTtcaccaaacacagacacacacccgcagtttctgttaaagttttataatgaaagaaattgattaAGAAAAACGTAATTTGACTGACATTATTTTGTAGTTatgttatttataataataattttcattttgggccttaattttcacataactttatattttggacCGTCTGATGatggaattttaaaatattcaataatttatgttttgaCCAGTTTTTAtagcctttttaccaaatactttcttcctctttttgcaGTACTTTATTTTAAGGATAACTTTTACAGAACAACACATACAAATAAGCAAAAGTAACACATCAATATCTCTTCCTGACCCTCttcaaagtagaaaaaagaaaaatacagaagagGAAAGCAATGTAATGGTGTTTAGACTGAGATGTAGCAATTTTGTAAAATGACTATGCAGAATCTAATAGAGGCACAGACATTTTCTTACTCTTTAGAAATTTCTTAGACAGCTACTTTTACTTTtgcctaaataaaaacatgttgtgcTACTCCTACTTGATTTTTGGGCACTCTACCCATCTCTGAATAGTAGCTTATAACAGATAAATGCACCATGTAACGAATTTCCCAAATACGTCGATGCATGCTTTCTGAACttggaaaacatatttaatttcaatgttAACTGTGCCCCTGTGACTCTGCAGACAGTTTGGCTGCAGACAGTGGCCGCTCTTCCACAGAGTCGCTGCTGTCCAGAACTTCTCCTGCAGGGATGAGCCCACAAGTCCGAGAGCCAACCGCATCCCTCTCTGCCAGCCTGGGCTCAGCTGAGACACTCTGTGACGACGACGTCCCACCGATACCTTtggacacacacaaagacagtaATGATATATACCTCATGAACATTAGACACAAGTGACTGATGAATATGCTTGAAACAATaagttttttctcttccttccaAAACCTTAGCTGCAGCAGCATCTATAGGAGGAAGTGGGACTCTTCTCCCTGGGGAGGATGATGTAGTTTACACCACGGCCTGCAGGGATGAAGAGGACATTGTTGCTACAGCTCTTGTTGAAGACCAGAGCTTGGTCTGTCGTCCAGTGAGCATCATCAGCTTTAACAGTGACTGTGGCTCTGAAGCTGCCCTCGCTTTAGAACCTCAACCCATCGGCATTAGCAGAGACTCTGCTTTAGATGGAGCAATGGAAAGTTACCACCTGTCTTCAGAAATTGCAGCAAACACAGGCGTTAAGGATGTGGTGGCAATGGCAGAGGTTGGTGGAACtgtttggctttttattttggCGAGTACTGAAGCAGAtttacaatgccttgcaaaaatattcaacttttaaagcatttgGTCACATTACAAACAACAAACTAAAGTGTACATGATTAGCATTTTTCAggatagaccaacacaaggtaGTGCATAATACTGAAGTCAAAGACAATAGATGTATGGTATTCTAATTTTGTACCAAAGACTGTAGCCAATTGGTTCCAGAAATTACCTGAGGAGAAGTGAACCAGCttctaaaacaataatttcaacATCTTATAGAGAGCgtttcaatccatcatctgaacatGGAAACAATGTGGCAAAACTGTAAAGCTACCAAAACTGACACAGGGCAAAGATAACTTTAACCAGAAAAGCAGCCAAGTGATCcatagtaactctggaggagctgcaaaggTCAAATGTTTACTGTTTACTTCACAACTCAGAGTGTTTTAGAGAgcagtggcaagaagaaagcaatTGTTGAAATAAGACTTCATCTAAAAGTCTTGTACCAGACTTACTTTGGAAAGAAGAATGAGCAACAATTCCAGTCTAGTTGTGTAAAACTTacatttccttccatttcaaaaTCACTTTGTCCGAGtaataaaattccaataaaatacaaagaagttGTTTGTAGTTGCTCTGTAACAAAAGCCTAATAGATGTGAATACTATTGAAAGACACTGTAGTAAACTAAAGCATGAATTTCTGGATACCTGACTGTGTTGCTCACTGTTGCAGGTGGCAATGGCAAAGTTGCGGACTGGTGAAACTTTAGCCACAGGAATGTCAAACTCCGGATCACCCATGTCCTCTTGGATGAGCGATCTCAGCACGTGCAGCGAAGCAGATCAGTCTCTGCACAGCTTCAGCCAGTCTCACAGACAGCAAGGGGAGGCACTGGCTGATTCTGAACCCAGCCAAAGCTTTGAAGTTGAGGTTTTGGATGGATGTGGAAGCTCAAGAAGAGGCAGTCTGGAAGGAGAGCTAGTTCTATCAGAGAAGGCGTCAGATAAAGGTATTCCAAACAGAGACAGGCAGAGAAAACTGCCACCATCTATGGCGAAAACTAACATTCAGATTCTGCCTGGGCCTGGAAATGTTTCCCCTTTCAAGACTACAATAAGTGTTCACCCTTGCATGGTTGTCAAACCCATGATTATACATGAGCCCACAATCCTCTCTTCCCCAATAAAGACGACCTTAATGAAAGACACAGGGAAAGCTAAAGCCGAATTTTTAGCCTCCATCTCCAGTGAAATAAACTTTGAAGACCCTTGGTTGAAACGTGGAATGGAGGAAGGAAAGCCTAGAGAACTTATCTGTGAAGTTAAGCCAGAAAAAAGGGAAGTAGAGCCTTTAAAGAGCCATGGAAGGGACTTTTGCAAGGACGGTAAGAAACAAGCAGATATTGTCCTCaagcaaaatatatttagtttgtattatttctttatCCATTTAATTTCATGTGGACTCTCTCCCTAGGTGGGGATCACAGTAGCTCTGGATCAGGCGGTGAAGTGGTTTCCTCTCCAGACTCGTTCAAGAGAGTTGTGGATGGTTGCGAGATGATCACTGTTGCTGTCCAAGGCGAATGTTTGACTGGTATCTGCAGCCCAAATATCCACCGCACAGCGAGTCTTCCCCGCGGTTGGCACCGACTCAACCACCATGATGGCTTAGAAAGTGGAGCAGAGTACCGCAACCTTGGAGTCACCAATTCAACACCCTGCAGTCCCCGTGCCACACTTGAACGCTTAGGATCCAAAGGAAAACAGGGATTGTTCTCCCACAAGAAGGGAGGAATCCCACCTCTTCCACCAGTACGAAAGTCCAGCCTTGACCAGAGAAACAGGGCAGCCAGTCCTCTCCCCCAACCCACTCATGGAGTGTCATCACTAAGCAGTTCTACAGACAATTCAGGGATCACCAGACAGCGTGGTTCCAGCATTGATAGTAGCAGACTCTTCAGTGCCAAGTTAGAACAACTGGCCAATCGAACAAACTCCCTTGGCAGAGTCCACGGTTCGCACAGTGGCTCCCACCACTATGACTGCTTTTCCCTGGAGAGAGGTGAGAGCCTTAGGGGGGCAGGAGGAATCAGAGGGGACTCCACCATGCCTCGCACTGGTCGCAGCATCACCCGGACCGGCTCAGTATCATCGCCCACTGGGAACCCCAGCAGTCCCAGTTTCAGTGGAAGCAGTAGTCCAAGCAGTGCTCCACAGTCACCAGCCAAGGGCAGTGGCCAGTCAAAAATTTCAGCAGTCAGTAAATTGCTTATGACCAGCAGTCCCAAATCTAGGAGTCTCTCTGCATCCAGCACCAAGACTCTGAGCTTCTCCACCAAGTCATTAACCCAGACTAGCAGCCGCAGCTCCAGCCTCCCCCCGAACGGAAAGGTAAGGAACTGCCTCtaaaggtgttttcacacctgatagtccagttgGCTCGGCTCgtttggggaccaaaattgcaacatttgttacattttctgctgGTATAGTTTTCTTTCACGCTGCACTGTGTCAATCAAACCAAAGTCTTTGGAGAAGCTTGTTTCCCTacttgcctgtgggggcgctacaccaagaactactgaaggataCAACAGTAGTtgtttagcggttgtaggatttctctgttgtttttggtAACAAAAAGACCACAAGGCATTAATCTACCTAGACTAGGTTTGTTTGGtcatatttacccagaatgccctgcaccaTAGTTTACtacctgcttttggagtggctTCCGGTttgcttggtgttcacatatgcattcataCTGTGCCAGatttcacttcaaccgaaccaagACCAAGGTTTTTATGTGGACTAGAGTTAGTCCAATTGTGCATGTAAACCTCCCAAACGAGTTTCTGGGCTAACAAACtagaattaaaaatacaaagtgaattaaacagggctggtgtgaatggaCCCCAAAATAGAAAGGAACACAACATCTCTACCACCTCACATGTGAACCATTGAGCTGATGATGTgatgttgcttttctttaatgAATAACCCCTAGAATTCAGTCCAGGCCCCAGTTCAGCAGCAGCAAGGATCTACCCCTGGATCTTGGTCGACCCAGTCCTTGAGCCGCAGTCGAGGGGGAAGTCTAACAGCCAAACTGCCTCTGCGGGCTGTCAATAGCAGAATCTCAGAGCTCCTCCAGGGAAGTGCAGGATCCCGCTCCAGGGGCCACGTCCAGGGAGGAAGCACAGATCGAACCGAGGAAAAaggacctgcagcagcagcaaggtgaatttgtttttatttaatttttgttgaaGCTGCTGTCACACTCTTTTCCATCTTgctataaacaaaacaaatatttcaattactaatctattcatgttttattttgtatcttGCTTCTTGACTTGGTTTCCTCAGTGGAGGTGGCGCATGTGGCGATAACCTGGGAGAGGAGAGGGCAGCAGTGGTGCAAACACTCCCCTCTCCTTACAGCAAGATCACAGCCCCGAGGAAACCACACCGCTGCAGCAGCGGCCATGCAAGTGACAACAGGTAAAGTGACAAGTCAAGGcttgattttccaaaaatgtattgttttttattgtaactGGATTGTTTCTTTGACTCCAACAGCAGTGTACTGAGTGGAGAGCTGCCCCCAGCAATGGGGAAAACTGCCTTGTTTTACCACAGCGGAGGCAGCAGTGGCTACGAGAGCATGCTAAGAGACAGTAGTGAGAACACAGGAAGCACTTCCTCGGCTCCAGACTCACTCAGTGAGCACAGCTCAGCCACCACCTCCTCCCGACGGAGCTCCAAGAGCAGCAAGAAGAGCAGGAGCAACTCAGGTTACAGtttcacacatttattaaaaggGATCTTTAtccaaaattcacattttgtacattttatacttccattttggCCTGATCTGCTTCTAAAACATCCCACATGCTTAAAGAGAACCACCCAGCTGTTTTTAGGGTAATAAGTTACTGTTTTTGGATGTTTGTAAAATAAGCCATTTCCaccacatttggtcagctgggtTTAGTACAGTAtacgctgtacaatggctgctggaaaagagaagagttttgttgttgacttaccatccagaaacatGTTAGTTAATTATGCAGAAggctttacttttgtttttcaaagatgtatggttgtataagtACGCAtctatttgcagccattttcacgtgtgagtgtaaatgttgagttgggggtcATGGCCAGCAGgaacttatttggatttaaaatgacaagatgccctaaaaTAGCTCATTCTGAGCTGACCAGATGAAAATCTTATCATCCAAGAatgattttctgtaaataaatataataaacatgttttgtatagacaaTAGacttatcctaacctgttcaaggtcACCTCTAAAACATCAccatcacaaaaaaaactcccaaTGTAGTCAGATTACTTTGGTTAATAATGAATTCAGAGCAGTTTTGTTTCATCAGTATCTCATGACCCTTCATCCACCCTATGGTATTAAGGGAGCTGCCTGTATGGGTAATTTCCATTAAGATATAATTAGAAACTGAATAGAAGACAAGAAATTACCACAAACTCACTGCCAAATGAAATTATAATGCTGAAGataagctgaaaaaaaattttttttttcccagccaATTTAAGCTTGCAAATCACACTAAAAAGTCAAAGGATGTCaaagaagatgagaaaaacTAATAATGATGACAGAAAtccattgcaaaaaaaaaaaaaaaaaaaacaggcaagaAAAAGTGAACAGACAAGCAAAAAGAGCAGAAAGCTGTGTCTGAAGGAGGAGCCAGGTAGGAAAGGTGACCCTGACCAGCCATCTGTGAAATGGTAAAAGGGAACGTGGCGGTGTAGTAATGAATATATATTCACCAGAATCTAACACAAAGAGCTTGCTAATGTACCTGCCAAATGACTCTCTTCTGCTTCAGCATTAGGGTGGCTGTGTGCATGAAATCAGATTGGAAAGAGGCAGCCTTGTCTGCTGCGAGACTGATTATTGATTTAAACTGGAATTAGCCTTTCATTCCCAGTGTGAACGGTCTCACCTTCCGAATATTCAGCATAAAATCTGGATTTGCTTTTTTGCTTTAACCCTGACAGATTCTGTTGCACAAAGAGCCAATGTGCTTTCAGGCTGTCGCAAAAAAGACTGCCTTGATGGAGGAAAAGTGAATTTTGTGTAAAAcgataaaagacattttcattcCACCACCAGCTCAATCTCTCTTAGTGCCTGATTGCCATTTGATTGGATTcctttttttatcagttttcttGACCCTCCTTAATGCATCCTAATGAAATACAAACGTCTCTGCTTGACCTTTACGCTGAACTGAGACTAAAGCTAGCtgaaaatcatattaaaatcaCTGCTTTCCTCTTTCTCAACGTTTTatctctcctttcttttcttagGCTTTCTGTGGAAAGTCTGTGATTATAGTATTTAGACTACAGCTCAAAATACAGACTAATTATTGCTCCATATTTGACTGACACCTTCGCTCCTCAATTTCTCTATCAGAGAAACCCTTCTATGTTCACCTCAGGTCCAGTAGGTCGTCTTCAGGACAGACACACTCAGATTCACTATATTTATTCTaagaaaagaggaaatcaagttggtggttaaaatcagtccagcagcttctgtcCCTataccagtggttcccaaagaatttctcccaaagattttctgggcccccctatggattacaacaaaatcccccccccaaaaagaaaagaaaatcaactgggcacacacatcgttcaaccagataTAAACCTATACACCTACTTTGTTTTCAGACtccacacttcaggttgcaacaaaacacatttcaaaccatctttacagtgaaacacttttgtgtaactgttttttttttcttcattcatccGTACCGCTTCCCGCGCCCCTTCCCACCCTGCAATGGCAATGCGACCCcctagggggcgcgccccacactttgggaaccactgccctatacattaaataaattataataaataaccCTAAAACTACAGAGCAATAGCTCCCAATGAGCAGTTagcatttgtaaaattaaacatagctaaaatgggcaacattaataatgataacagtttaaaatactgcatttacaaaacataGAACAATTACTCTtgaaacactgtacattattaaatttgtctaaaatatatgttaaaatataatatttgtaaagaaaacagagcTGATCCTGATACATATCACAGGTACAAACAGCcacagaaaaaagggggaggagctgtcagttactggttgctatggtaaccaccaactgccaagaGCAGCGTAACAGAAAACgtaaaacaccaataaatatctggagaaacaacttgttgactaaacaaaatacatacaaataataaataaacaaattttgatcaacttcacatttaaaatattgttaaatattttaatttgtcaaaattacaaaacacaTTGCATTAGGGAAACAAATAgaattaaactttagctttaataacataaagctacataattgttaaagtttaatcagtaatactactataacaaatttatgtcagatcgtgatttcttggttaatgtcaagttgtcataacgaagacattttgtataatgtcaactttgtactaaaagtgtcatgatttaccgaatggcactttatgacaacagacttactcatgttcatgacaggtgttatgtcatgtttatgacggtgtcatgacagtcttattcacaacccaccaaataaagtgttaccgttACGTATTTAAGTTTTTGACTCTTTGTAAATgtataataaacaaatatttgttggaTCAGATTGTTTTTCTACACCTGTAAATACTCACTACTTTCTCTTCTTTCAGGCCTCCAGCGGCGACGTCTGATCCCAGCTCTGACCCTGGACTCCTCGTCTTCATCACCTTCTCAGCGCTCCTCCAAACAAGCCATCacctcctcttcgtcctcctcctccagtcCAGGAGCATGCTGGGTGGACGGCCCACTGGGGCCTCCTGGGTCCTCAAACCACCGCGGTGTAGCTGCATCCACAGAAACCATTGAGATCAAAGTGTACGAGATCGACGATGTAGAGCGACTGCAGAAGAGAAGGGACAAAGGAGGGAGCAAGGTAGGGTTCGCTGTAGATTTGAGAAGATGGTACAGAGAGCTTAAAGGTGACATATTTTGCTTCCTTAAACAGGTTGTGTGCTTCCTCAAACATGTTTATTAGGTTAAactttaataaacatgtttattaaagttttccacacaaaattattctgaGATAATGAGACTTCATTCTGCTCAGTTCCGcatattttgagctgttttggggtataactttaaatccaaaacagCTGCTACTGGCCAACGGCAAAccctttgaaaagcaaaagtggagccttctgcacaaacaacaagaatgcagccATTTTACAGAGCATTACAgagcatacagcagtaaaaccagctggccAAACATGCCGGAGCTCcatttgggttgctaggttGCTAGGTTACAGCAAAGTGAGTTAATAATCAGGAGGACaccaaaaaatatgaacttaATGCCAAAAAactgttgtgtgtttatttatttttttagacacttgtgctgtttttagaaacagttcTGGTTctactgacagattatttcatctttctagaagtgaaataattatataaaatttattccttaatatttttaatcaatattgaggaactgttgacttaaaacaagctcctatataaGGCAACAttgttatttcaagtgtacaaaaacatttgctctaaaaaataagccaaaaacacttggtcatattttgtgtttttgcagtgaaaggaTAATtggaagagaggaaaaacactGAGATATAGAGAAGAAATTACTTTTTGCAATATAAAGTATTCACAACACACCATAAGCAATGTGGAGTCTTCCTGATGTCAGAGGGATTTGAGGAACAGACTGCAACTTGGgaaattattgcaaaaatatgcaCAGTGCAGCCTTTTGGGTTTCCATTGTTAAGTCTCTGTCTAGTCAAGGGGGAAAGAGTTGAGCTTTGgaaaagaaggaggaagaaaataGCATGAAAGATAGATTTTCCCTGCAGCGGCCTTAAGAAAGCCACTTAACCCCCAACTGGTCCAGCGAAGCGGCTCTGTGTCCCACATACCCAACTGTGGTCCAACTGGGAATCGATGAGGGGTGAACGTGTGCAGCCGTGTGAATGTTAAACACGGTCCTGCTGAAAGTGCTTTGCAAGTTGCTCCTCTGGAAATGTAAAGGTAAATAAAACCCTTTCACTCTGCTGGCActttctctgtttgtgtgtgtcaggAGGGTGTGTTTGTCAGTGCCAGACTGCGTGTGTTGGAGCACCGCCAGCAGCGAATCAGTGAAGTCAGAGCCAAGTACCAGTGTCTGAAGAAAGAGCTGGAGCAAACCAAACAGCACTTGATGCTGGAGCCACACAAATGGACAGCTGAGTGTAAGTGTAGCACATCAGGGAACATGATGTGTGTGAGAGGAGATAAGACGTCGGCAGCTGGTTAGAGGACGCTTTTAAGAGCTCATTTGTCAGCAATGAATGTATTAATCCAATCATTTATCACGCACATTTGTTAGCCTCATTTAGTATTCAACTTTATAGTTTAACCATATTTTAGTCTAGACTGCTTCCTTCATTTTCTCTACACACcctctgcaaaaaaacaacactttagAAATAGAGAATATTTCTGGATAAAGAGAAGCAGCTCTGGTAGCTTTTGTTACTGAACCTTCATTAGTAATTTTCTATCAACATAACGtctgttaatattttctgtttactgtagaaaacaacagttttattttgggaTTTCATGGTTTAGGCTCAAGTTTCCTACTTTATGTTGgaataatacattaaataaaggTTTCAGTCACATGAAAAGCTGTTAACTTAggtcacatgtgtcaaactgaaggcccgcgagccaaatccggcccgccatagctttttatgtggccctctagactctagAAAAACACTTACTTAGAGCCTTAAAgaaaacagttgtgtgcttaaatgCTATTTtaccaatcaaatcaaagcgGTTTTTATCTGCATGCTGTCAAATTACATTAATGTGAAAAGTTGTTTAACTTTAAGAAGTGCTAATCTAATgcagaaatacatatttatttatattttaacactttaatggatagttttatcaatacattttgccACAACTGgctctttgtttacatttgtgatctCGATGTGGTCTGACATCAAAATTAGTTCGACACGCCTGCCTTAGATGGAggacaatattaatatttcGGTAGATTTGTTAAGTCATACTTTTGCATTTGCAGATAATGgacagaaaaat is a window of Xiphophorus maculatus strain JP 163 A chromosome 4, X_maculatus-5.0-male, whole genome shotgun sequence DNA encoding:
- the kif26b gene encoding kinesin-like protein KIF26B isoform X3; this encodes MTSLSGTRERSSRSRKHGMPDSSPTKSASIFPDTWCRKAYEETSRSGTRPAPEGAGSMPSSTGTPSPGSGISSPGSFSGSPGTISPGIGTGSPGSLGGSPGFGTGSPASGSGSSPGSERVIWCENCNTRLTELKRQALKLLIPGPYSSKDPSFSLLLHDKLQVPNSSRRAWNERDSRCDVCATHLTQLKQEAVRMVLTLDQWDLSPTSSPPARYGSHGPSGPVGASGPPGVPVSREWAPSVLPSSSVTAPYTPHSSSQSPSPSPSQTPTPSPIHGQSTPSQGSPSGAQTSSCGPTTQQLQESGHRLGSKPSSLGLGAGVDRRNGSPSSGKAGAQQQPVSSISSPSNNGGGAVLSAAALQAHQHQNRTNGGVTLYPYQISQMISDASREGVTEAALNRYNSHSPARANSPSHTNSPSNTPAVTTSAPTATSAAASFFARAAQKLNLTSKKKKQKTTTVAAPLTSSPSSSCDPHLFPTNFSSALVTMPPPAPPCLLRAANKIKDTPGLGKVKVMVRVCPTSQSDAAESSSFLKVDPRKKQITIMDPSANQTLNAASQKRAGVNHTPPKMFTFDAAFPPDASQAEVCAGTVAEVIQSVVNGADGCIFCFGHSKLGKSYTMIGRDDSLQTLGIIPCAISWLFKLINERKEKTGARFSVRVSAVEVWGKEENLKDLLSEVATGSLQDGQSPGVYLCEDPICGMQLQNQSELRAPTPEKAAWFLDAAIAARHSSQRPNTTEEEHRNSHMLFTLHIYQYRMEKTGKGGMSGGRSRLHLLDLGSCDAKALGGGGGKSRENSSPSSAPLCLSLSALGNVILALVNGSKHIPYKDSKLTMLLRESLGNMNCRTTMIAHISASPRDFSETLSTIQIASRVLRMKKKKTKVTVQYTSSSSGGESSCEEGRMRRPTHLRPFHHRGDADSELPLLRLSSDPDEYSSSEQSCDTVIYVGPNGAAVSDRELTDNEGPPEFVPIVPALLRGKTPEQHQIAGQGPPAGVQNKAQTDEQTSGPVPPQPSQSLVGQPLAPVPEEGAECLKCNTFAELQERLDCIDGSEEVAKFPFEEIPASNTSAKQESCPSSSAPGSADGLDAEAKIASRRRSNDQQLQEIKEVVEEAELAQTMIHSLAQATGCPLVTSSRSITGSSSIITSNPLHKAKNSQLHDSRENLNAVGNIEGKARPLGSPRLGIASLTKTSDYRPPSSPSQRCKVYTQKGVMPSTPPPSSHSLAQDGQATEALTSDNSLAADSGRSSTESLLSRTSPAGMSPQVREPTASLSASLGSAETLCDDDVPPIPLDTHKDTAAASIGGSGTLLPGEDDVVYTTACRDEEDIVATALVEDQSLVCRPVSIISFNSDCGSEAALALEPQPIGISRDSALDGAMESYHLSSEIAANTGVKDVVAMAEVAMAKLRTGETLATGMSNSGSPMSSWMSDLSTCSEADQSLHSFSQSHRQQGEALADSEPSQSFEVEVLDGCGSSRRGSLEGELVLSEKASDKGIPNRDRQRKLPPSMAKTNIQILPGPGNVSPFKTTISVHPCMVVKPMIIHEPTILSSPIKTTLMKDTGKAKAEFLASISSEINFEDPWLKRGMEEGKPRELICEVKPEKREVEPLKSHGRDFCKDGGDHSSSGSGGEVVSSPDSFKRVVDGCEMITVAVQGECLTGICSPNIHRTASLPRGWHRLNHHDGLESGAEYRNLGVTNSTPCSPRATLERLGSKGKQGLFSHKKGGIPPLPPVRKSSLDQRNRAASPLPQPTHGVSSLSSSTDNSGITRQRGSSIDSSRLFSAKLEQLANRTNSLGRVHGSHSGSHHYDCFSLERGESLRGAGGIRGDSTMPRTGRSITRTGSVSSPTGNPSSPSFSGSSSPSSAPQSPAKGSGQSKISAVSKLLMTSSPKSRSLSASSTKTLSFSTKSLTQTSSRSSSLPPNGKNSVQAPVQQQQGSTPGSWSTQSLSRSRGGSLTAKLPLRAVNSRISELLQGSAGSRSRGHVQGGSTDRTEEKGPAAAASGGGACGDNLGEERAAVVQTLPSPYSKITAPRKPHRCSSGHASDNSSVLSGELPPAMGKTALFYHSGGSSGYESMLRDSSENTGSTSSAPDSLSEHSSATTSSRRSSKSSKKSRSNSGLQRRRLIPALTLDSSSSSPSQRSSKQAITSSSSSSSSPGACWVDGPLGPPGSSNHRGVAASTETIEIKVYEIDDVERLQKRRDKGGSKEGVFVSARLRVLEHRQQRISEVRAKYQCLKKELEQTKQHLMLEPHKWTAEFELQQPYDVDSVEYLEALETVTDKLETRVNFCKAHLMMITCFDVSSRHR